A single window of Priestia filamentosa DNA harbors:
- the preA gene encoding NAD-dependent dihydropyrimidine dehydrogenase subunit PreA, whose product MADLRANLAGIQSPNPFWLASAPPTNSGYQVQRAFEAGWGGAVWKTLGEPILNVSSRFAAISFNGQRVAGFNNIELITDRPLEVNLKEIEDTKKKFPNNAIIASLMVEPKREKWHEIVKKVEAVGVDGLELNFGCPHGMAERGMGAASGQVPELVEKQTYWAKEVATTPLIVKLTPNITDITVTAKSAVEGGADAVSMINTINSLAGVDIHSWNTIPHVNGKGAHGGYCGPAVKPIALNMVAECARNSYINVPISGMGGISSWQDAVEFMLMGASAVQVCTAAMHHGFSIVEDMIDGLNNYLDDRGLNAITDLVGGAVSKYRDWGDLDLNHKVVARINNETCINCNKCHISCEDTSHQCIDILKSENGKEYLQVREEDCVGCNLCSIVCPVDGAISMIEIPSDKPMTWNERQAALSGTLVSMMKAAE is encoded by the coding sequence ATGGCAGACTTACGTGCAAATCTTGCTGGAATACAGTCTCCAAATCCTTTTTGGCTCGCATCAGCACCTCCAACAAACTCTGGCTACCAAGTGCAGCGTGCATTTGAAGCAGGATGGGGAGGAGCTGTCTGGAAAACGCTCGGAGAACCTATTTTAAATGTTTCTTCTCGGTTTGCTGCAATTAGCTTCAACGGTCAGCGTGTCGCAGGTTTCAATAACATTGAACTTATTACAGATCGACCGCTTGAGGTGAATTTAAAAGAAATTGAGGACACAAAAAAGAAATTCCCAAACAATGCTATTATCGCTTCTCTTATGGTGGAACCAAAAAGAGAAAAATGGCACGAGATTGTAAAAAAAGTCGAAGCTGTTGGTGTAGATGGACTCGAACTCAATTTTGGCTGTCCACACGGTATGGCTGAACGAGGAATGGGGGCTGCATCAGGGCAAGTACCAGAACTTGTTGAGAAACAAACATATTGGGCAAAAGAAGTTGCAACAACGCCTTTAATTGTAAAGCTAACTCCAAACATTACGGACATTACAGTAACAGCAAAATCCGCTGTTGAAGGTGGTGCTGATGCCGTTAGTATGATTAATACAATCAATAGTCTTGCAGGAGTAGATATTCATAGTTGGAATACGATTCCACATGTGAATGGGAAAGGAGCACATGGAGGATACTGTGGTCCAGCTGTAAAACCAATTGCTTTAAATATGGTCGCTGAATGTGCGAGAAATTCTTATATAAATGTACCGATTTCAGGAATGGGTGGAATATCTAGCTGGCAAGATGCTGTTGAATTTATGCTCATGGGAGCGTCAGCTGTTCAAGTATGTACAGCTGCTATGCACCACGGATTCAGCATTGTAGAAGATATGATAGACGGGCTTAACAATTACCTTGATGATCGAGGTCTGAATGCTATAACCGATTTAGTAGGTGGAGCTGTTAGCAAATATAGGGATTGGGGAGATCTTGATCTAAATCATAAAGTTGTAGCGAGAATTAACAATGAAACATGTATTAACTGCAACAAATGCCATATTTCCTGCGAAGATACGTCACATCAGTGTATTGATATCTTAAAGAGTGAAAACGGAAAAGAATATTTACAAGTGCGAGAAGAAGACTGTGTTGGCTGTAATTTATGTTCTATCGTATGCCCTGTTGATGGAGCCATTTCTATGATAGAAATTCCAAGTGACAAACCAATGACGTGGAATGAGAGGCAGGCGGCGCTTTCAGGAACGCTCGTTTCAATGATGAAAGCAGCGGAATAA